The Eptesicus fuscus isolate TK198812 chromosome 17, DD_ASM_mEF_20220401, whole genome shotgun sequence genome has a window encoding:
- the GDF2 gene encoding growth/differentiation factor 2, whose translation MCLGALWVALPVLSLLACSGQGKPLETRAPASARGDARLPAATGGAFDLRLFLENMKMDFLRSLNLSGVPAPDRTRAEPPQYMIDLYHRYTADKSSTPASNIVRSFSVEDAVSVSATEDFPFQKHILLFNISIPRHEQITRAELRLYSSCHGHETPSHELKGNIAIYDVLGGADTGDASAGAKAFLLSQDIRGEGWATFEISRAVKRWVRADSTKSKNKLEVTVQSHRKGCHRLDISVPPSSRNLPFFVVFSNDRSNGTKETRLELREMIGHEQESVLKKSTHGPEAGGNKGEEDVESHTATGSTLARRKRSAGANNHCQKTSLRVNFEDIGWDSWIIAPKEYDAFECKGGCFFPLADDVTPTKHAIVQTLVHLKFPMKVGKACCVPTKLSPISILYKDDMGVPTLKYHYEGMSVAECGCR comes from the exons ATGTGCCTCGGGGCGCTGTGGGTGGCCCTGCCagtgctctccctgctggcctgctctggGCAGGGGAAGCCTCTGGAGACCCGGGCCCCGGCGTCGGCCAGGGGAGATGCCCGATTGCCAGCGGCCACGGGAGGCGCCTTCGACCTGCGGCTGTTCCTGGAGAACATGAAGATGGATTTCCTGCGCAGCCTCAACCTGAGCGGGGTCCCGGCCCCGGACAGAACCCGAGCAGAGCCGCCGCAGTACATGATCGACCTGTACCACAGATACACCGCCGATAAGTCGTCCACCCCCGCGTCCAACATCGTGCGCAGCTTCAGCGTGGAAG ATGCCGTCTCTGTATCCGCCACAGAAGACTTCCCCTTCCAGAAACACATCTTGCTTTTCAACATCTCCATCCCTAGGCATGAGCAGATCACCAGGGCAGAACTCCGGCTCTACAGCTCCTGCCACGGCCACGAGACCCCCTCTCATGAGCTGAAGGGAAACATAGCCATTTATGATGTTCTGGGTGGAGCAGACACAGGGGACGCTTCTGCGGGAGCCAAGGCCTTCCTGCTGTCCCAGGACATCCGGGGCGAGGGCTGGGCGACCTTTGAGATCTCCAGGGCTGTAAAGCGGTGGGTCAGGGCCGACTCCACCAAGAGCAAAAACAAACTGGAAGTGACCGTGCAGAGCCACAGAAAAGGCTGCCACAGGCTGGATATCAGTGTCCCCCCCAGCTCCAGGAACCTGCCCTTCTTCGTTGTCTTCTCCAATGACCGCAGCAATGGGACCAAGGAGACCCGGCTGGAGCTCAGGGAGATGATCGGCCACGAGCAGGAGAGTGTGCTGAAGAAGTCCACCCACGGCCCAGAGGCGGGTGGGAACAAGGGCGAGGAGGACGTGGAAAGCCACACGGCCACGGGGTCAACCTTAGCCAGACGGAAGAGGAGCGCTGGGGCCAACAACCACTGTCAGAAGACCTCCCTGCGAGTGAACTTCGAGGACATCGGCTGGGACAGCTGGATCATCGCGCCCAAGGAGTACGATGCCTTCGAGTGTAAAGGAGGCTGCTTCTTCCCCCTGGCCGACGACGTGACCCCGACAAAACACGCCATCGTGCAGACCCTGGTGCATCTCAAGTTCCCCATGAAGGTGGGCAAGGCCTGCTGTGTGCCCACCAAACTGAGCCCCATCTCTATCCTCTATAAGGATGACATGGGGGTCCCCACCCTCAAGTACCACTATGAAGGGATGAGTGTGGCAGAGTGTGGGTGCAGGTAG